A stretch of the Aegilops tauschii subsp. strangulata cultivar AL8/78 chromosome 4, Aet v6.0, whole genome shotgun sequence genome encodes the following:
- the LOC109766881 gene encoding T-complex protein 1 subunit beta, translated as MERVLKDDAIQEKGERARMASFVGAMAIADLVKTTLGPKGMDKILQSTGRGRSVTVTNDGATILKSLHIDNPAAKVLVDISKVQDDEVGDGTTSVVVLAGELLREAEKLVNMKIHPMTIIAGYRMAAECARNALLKRTMDNKDNTDKFRSDLMNIAMTTLSSKILSQDKEYFAELAVDAVLRLKGSTNLESIQILKKPGGSLKDSFLDEGFILDKKIGLGQPKRIENANILVANTAMDTDKVKIYGARVRVDSMAKVADIEAAEKQKMREKVQKIIGHGINCFVNRQLIYNFPEELFADAGILAVEHADFEGIERLALVTGGDIASTFDNPESVKLGHCKLIEEIMIGEDRLIHFSGVAMGQACTIVLRGASEHVLDEAERSLHDALCVLSQTVTDTRVIYGGGWPEMVMSKEVDELARKTPGKKSHAIDAFSRALQAIPTIIADNAGLDSAELISQLRAEHHKVNSTAGIDVISGGLGDMQKRGICEAFKVKQAIVLSATEAAEMILRVDEIITCAPRRREDRM; from the exons ATGGAGAGGGTGCTCAAGGATGACGCCATCCAGGAGAAGGGCGAGCGCGCCAGGATG GCATCTTTCGTAGGTGCCATGGCGATTGCAGACTTAGTCAAGACCACATTGGGACCAAAAGGAATG GACAAGATCCTTCAGTCCACTGGCCGTGGGCGGAGTGTCACCGTTACAAATGATGGCGCTACCATTTTGAAGTCACTTCATATCGACAACCCTGCTGCCAAGGTCCTTGTTG ACATCTCAAAAGTCCAAGATGATGAAGTTGGTGATGGAACAACTTCTGTTGTTGTTTTGGCTGGAGAACTGTTGAGGGAGGCTGAAAAGTTGGTTAACATGAAGATTCATCCGATGACTATAATTGCAG GTTACAGAATGGCTGCTGAGTGTGCCAGAAATGCGTTGCTGAAAAGGACCATGGACAACAAAGACAATACAG ACAAGTTCAGATCAGATCTCATGAACATTGCCATGACTACGCTTAGTTCAAAAATTCTCTCCCAGGACAAGGAGTATTTTGCTGAACTTGCAGTTGATGCTGTCCTCAGGCTTAAG GGTAGCACCAACTTGGAATCAATCCAAATTCTGAAGAAACCGGGAGGTTCTCTTAAGGATTCCTTTTTGGATGAAGG GTTCATTCTTGATAAGAAGATTGGCCTTGGTCAACCAAAGCGAATTGAAAACGCTAATATTCTGGTTGCGAACACTGCTATGGACACAGATAAAGTTAAGATTTATGGGGCACGTGTCCGGGTGGATTCGATGGCTAAGGTTGCAGATATTGAAGCTGCTGAGAAACAGAAAATGAGAGAGAAAGTTCAGAAAATCATTGGCCATGGGATCAACTGCTTTGTCAACAGGCAGCTAATCTACAACTTCCCTGAAGAACTTTTTGCTGATGCTGGCATCCTCGCAGTTGAGCATGCTGACTTTGAGGGCATCGAGCGGCTAGCTCTTGTCACTGGTGGTGATATTGCATCAACTTTTGACAACCCAGAGTCTGTTAAGCTTGGGCACTGCAAGCTCATCGAAGAGATTATGATTGGAGAGGACAGGCTGATTCATTTCTCCGGGGTTGCGATGGGGCAAGCATGCACAATTGTCCTCAGAGGAGCAAG TGAGCATGTACTTGATGAGGCGGAGAGGTCCTTGCATGATGCCCTATGTGTGCTTTCTCAGACGGTAACTGACACGCGTGTCATATATGGTGGTGGATGGCCTGAGATGGTGATGTCCAAGGAGGTGGATGAACTTGCAAGGAAGACCCCTGGGAAGAAATCTCACGCGATTGACGCCTTTTCACGCGCTCTGCAAGCCATCCCAACAATCATTGCTGACAATGCTGGTCTGGATAGTGCTGAGCTGATCTCCCAGCTCCGAGCCGAGCACCACAAAGTGAACAGCACTGCTGGAATTGATGTCATCAGCGGCGGG CTGGGAGACATGCAGAAGCGCGGGATATGTGAGGCGTTCAAGGTGAAGCAGGCCATCGTCCTGTCTGCGACCGAGGCCGCGGAGATGATCCTGAGGGTCGACGAGATCATAACCTGCGCCCCGCGCAGGAGGGAGGACAGGATGTGA